The Arachis ipaensis cultivar K30076 chromosome B05, Araip1.1, whole genome shotgun sequence nucleotide sequence ATAAATCGTACAATTTTTCCTGAAATATTATAGAACTATTTTTtgcgtttttaattttttattattttaaaagttaATATTTTCAATCTTGGAATCCAAACTtgtataaaaaacaaaaaaattatttacaaaacaaaataatatatttatgaaaGTACAAAGAAAACAAATCTTCTACAAAGAGTTGCATAGTCTAATTCAAAAAAAGTTTGCTTCAAACCAAAATAATTCCAATCCTAATACATTATTCTTCACTCTATCATTTCACGGAACTCATCCCTGCAACGATGTCTGGTGGGAGCTCCTCACCCTACCGTTGGTAGAGATAAATCAGAGCACTCTCCATCGCCTTCCTCTTCAACTTCTCGCGTTCCAGCTCTGCTTGCAGTTCTAGTAGCTTCCTCTGGGTCTCCTCTACTTGGACTCCGTTGACCGGCGCACGTGAATTCGGACTAAAGAGTTGACTAGGAGTCAGTCCAACACCCACGTACTCTACCAGGTTTCTCTTTTCCAAAAACCTGAGCAATGGAATCATTTTGAGACAACACTCTAGAAGACTCATCCTGTTGCTCAATCTCCTCAATTCTTTCTTACAGACACAATTTAGCAAATACAATCATTTGGATCATAGGTCCATCTCGTGTCAAGAACACGCCAAACAGGATGATTAACGATATCACTTTCATCACAATAAAATAACACACAAATATGAATGAAAAAAGTTGGTCTCAAAATTTATTTACATAAAACAACCAAaatagagatcacaatttcatcaATCAATTATTAAAAGTAGTACTTACACCAATTAATCTTGCTTCATCATTGATATAGGAgccatcttttttttttgtgcactttgatccataactttcctCTACCGACTCTTCTCCCTTGTTCTTCCGACTGTATCAACAAAGTTTATACCATCACCATATTCCACAGAATCAAGTGAACTTAAGTCGTAGAAATAGTTTAATGTGAGTGAATAAAAAAGTAAAGTAACTCTTCTTCTATCCGCCGTGCAAAGCTTTTCAAACCACCAGTGTAGGTATATAGTTGCTTTGATCAATTAATCGTGTTTTTCCTACACTTCTCTTGTTGgtccatgataaaccactattttatggtttatcttgtgtttaattgagtggttttcatcaagtcttcacccacttattcatatgattttcatgattttataatcccttcctagtattattttatgattgaaaacttgcttcctagagatctttaattagtatattttaattctcctttataccattcgatgccgtgatccgtgtgttaagtgtttcaagctttatagggcaggaatggcttagaaaatggagaggaagcttgcaaaaatggaagtaacacaagaaataaaggagatgactagcgagcaccgacgcgcgcgcatggctcacgcgagcgcgcggaatggagaaaattgcagcgacgcatgcgcgtgcctgacgcgtacgcgtggaatggaGTTTTGcaagatgacgcgcacgcatagatgacgcgtacgcgtgacaaggaaaaacacCAAATGAtgtgcacgcgtgactgacgcgtacgcgtgacctgcgcgatctgcaaaattaacagaaaatactgggggcgattttgggccgcgttttgacctagttttcggcccagaaacacagaataaagccagggaacaagcAGAGACTCGATATACAGAGATacacattcacatattctcattaggatagtttttaggtttttagatctgaatctagagagagaattactcttcctctagtttctctttacattcctagtttattgcttttgcctTCGGAtactgaagagtcattacctccgttgaagatactattctagtttgttccatattcttaattcttgtttaaagtggtagttggattattttcatggattgttagtgAAAATgattacttttatctttaattagttttcaaaactttattcaatttatcatgtcttctttttatatttctacaagcgttatattcatgtcaatggagtagattccctacttgacatgggggttgattaggaggagacacttgagttggaaggcttaagtgatggttaaattggaagttgttggctagttctgtatttactaacgctagaccttcccaagggagctgactaggatttgcgaataagagttagctcaatcacttaactttcctttatttattaaGGGTTaattaagtgaaaacaacaacctttttgatactacacttaagagatcccaacaaggatagaacttccgattaatcattcCTCCATTCAAggcttttttatttagaatactataaatctcttttaattttcattgcaccaaattacaattgtttattttctgttattcaactctcaaaattctcgaaaaattcctgattaataacttagcaccctttctagcaactcgttgggagatgacctgggactcatactcccagtatttttattttaaactttttgtgacaacctttctaaattgatgaggcgaatttttgctggttaagagctatactcgcaacgctattctattatattataatctcttaattggtctaacttctgccgcTCGTCAGTCCATCAGAGACAAAGGGCGATTAGAAACTAATTTAAAAAGACTCCATGCTAAATAAATTGTAATGTTGTGTACCAATGAGTTACTAGATTACCTTTGTCTCAGCTTTGGCGCGATAGTTAAGGAACCATCTCCAATGCTCTCGATCAATTTCCGGCAGACGTTGCTCAATGTTTTCTTCAGTCGAAAATGTTGTCTCGTAAAAAGTATTGTACAACCTCAGCCTTGCTTCCTTCCAAGACTTCCCCATACTTTTCAAAATATATTTCTTGATAGTTCTTTCATTATCTTCATCAAAGTGAAAAATTTGCTACACAAGTAATAAAATTTGTCAATAATTATAAGAATAAGCATATTTAACTCAAAGGGGATATAAACATTTACCTTGATGCATTCATTATAAACCTTGTCTTTAGTGATAATCTTACGCCAACTTTTCTCACAGATAGAAAATTTTCCATATTCAGATCCCAACAGACCAAGCACGCCATTCAACAGTCCAGCTTCGTCTCCAATTGCTTGCTTTGCACTGTTGAACCTGAGCACGATCCTCCTACCGTTAGGACGTTCCATAGCCTCCCTCACGCTTAGTCTTGCCGGCTTGACTGTGCCGTCAGAATCTATAAGCCAAATATAATACGTCATATGTGTATCCGTTGTGGACAGCATgcgaaaaaattaatatataacatAGAGTCTAAATCTGATagacaaagaaaaattattaaatacATTACCGATGATCTTAACTGCTCAAAATTCTGTAGTCTTGCGTCTTTTGCGACTCTGAGCACTAGGATCAACAATGGGGTCATTATCTTCTTGATCAAGTGAATCTACATCATTTGTATTAGCTGCCAAGTTTACGTGGCCTAGCTCCGAGTTCTGAATGTTAGTTGTGCTCGTTTGTGGAGCAGGCCTTGGTACACTGCGTGGCGGAAGGAACGGGCGTGCAGTTGCAGGGACACTATCACCGCTATCTGGGAGAATTTCAGAGTCATCGCGGTGGGCAGCCGAAGCTGGAGATGGAGCCGTGTGAGGTTGCTGACATCCTGGTCCTAATTTTGCTTTTTTCATGTAACGACCTTTCCTAgccattttaaaaaataaatggcACCTATTTTCCAGCTAAAACAAATCACAATGAATGAGAGTCAAATCATGATGTACACTTCCGTAATTCACAATTAAAACCCTATATTACATGGTACATATATATCAATAGAATTAAACTATCAACCAtaaaacatagataattaaaacaAATTAGGTTTCTTCCTATTTATTTAAGGATTCTTGGAGGAAACACCGCATCCCAAAAATTGCCTCTGCACGTATCATGTATCTAGAATTGTTcccaaaacaaaaatattatttatccaTATGATTAAGGAACTCTATTTCATCTTACCTTTCGTATATTTTACCTCCATATGTGACTCACTTACTTTTAATTGTTAACATATATGTAATTCGAttttaaaaaaagagaagagttaaTTCAATGAATGGGAGTAGCCACCAGCAACTTCAAAAACCGTCAACCGGATTAATTGGAAGTTTCAGAATAGCacaagttattaaaaaaaaagattaaaaaagtgAATTACCCTAATATCAAATACAACAAATAACACTCAAGTATTCACTCAGACAAGCAATTAGCCATGAAATTATATTCTAATGTGTTAGTATCTGTGTTTGGATACCATACCACATACTAGCTATTTTTGTTTTAACCAAATAAAANNNNNNNNNNNNNNNNNNNNNNNNNNNNNNNNNNNNNNNNNNNNNNNNNNNNNNNNNNNNNNNNNNNNNNNNNNNNNNNNNNNNNNNNNNNNNNNNNNNNNNNNNNNNNNNNNNNNNNNNNNNNNNNNNNNNNNNNNNNNNNNNNNNNNNNNNNNNNNNNNNNNNNNNNNNNNNNNNNNNNNNNNNNNNNNNNNNNNNNNNNNNNNNNNNNNNNNNNNNNNNNNNNNNNNNNNNNNNNNNNNNNNNNNNTATATGAGTTCTCCGGTGCCTGGATATCGGTGACTAACGGTGGCCATGCTTTGACCCACCAATAACATCATAACATCTGGCCCAAAGGACTCTCTAGGAATGAGCAAAATGACGTCGCTGAGAAATATGCAATTAAAGATAAACACAGTAACTTCAGTAAGTTTGCTGGGAAGGTATTTATGTAAttttgcatctgaaaaataatttttgtttcttttttaaataaaagtcttGATGTTCCCCTGGATAAGAAGCATCACCATGGTGGAGCACTGTACCAGCAGAAAATGAATGTGTAAGCTCTTTTACTGAAACTCGAAGCATTGTATCTTGGGACTTGGAGCCACTGGAAGAAGTGGCAGTTAGAAGTGTCTAAAAGAACAGCAGCAGCTCATCAACGTCTTTGGCGGATTGCTGAGGAAGAAGGGGCGTGTTCTCATTAGGTCCAGATTTTCATTTGGGCATGTCTTCATGAAAGCCATGACAAAAAAAAAGCAGTTAGGGTATTTGTGGAAAATGGTGCATTTGTAGATGCAGCGGATGTTCAAAATGAACTCATTTGCCAGATTGCAAGTTCCATTGGCTTATTAGAGACGAGAAACAAGTTGAGGAAACCATGACTTTCGCGGTGGAGAAATATGGAAGGCTTTCAGCCTACCTTTGATGATTTTTGGATGTTGTGGAACCTTCTGAACCAATCTttctattttttgtattttccAATTTATTACATTTTTCAGGGATGATTTAGTTAGTTGTTTATTACTcttaattaatattcaaaaaattttaccttttttcacttttttttaattAGCCAATTTATCATGGTCAACCATGTCAAAGCCTGCCTTCCATTTGTGCTAAACATGCCACATGCCAATATTGCATTGGTTGATCTAATTTAGTCACCTTAGTCACCATAGAAGTCACCATCTATATATATTGGTCCGAGGACTTTGAAAAAGTAGGAGCCATGTTTGTAAAAGTTAATATAATAATGATACCattataataatttattcaaATTATATGATGGATAGTATTAATAATTCGTAAGAGGACTGATGAGAAAGCCAACTAAAACAGATCTTTTCCATTTTTTGGGCTATTTGGAAGCCTACATTACTTATGAATTAGGAGATAATAAAGTTTGAAAGGGCATAATAGTATGCTTGCATAATTGCATTTTAACATCTAGAGTTTAAAGATATATTGGAACTTACCGGAGAAGAGAGGGCCGCCAGCAGCAGGCCCAAACCGGTTGACGACCATGCGGGTTTAGACGGCGACGCAACAGGCACCTTCTAGAGACCAGGACGGCGACGCGAGTGAGGGCTCCTCGTCGGCGATAGTAAGGACATGTGCTGGCGGGGGTGGTGAGAGCCTCTCTGGACGAGGGGTTACTTCAATGGTGCATGGCTATGAGTTAGGGCTAAGGTGGTCGACGATGTATAAGGATTGAGGGAGAAAGATTTGGGCACatcactactagaaaattagttattacagacggatatttctgacggattttatcccacggaaatatAGACGGAATTTTAGAGGGATTTTttgtcgaaaaacaaaaaaatgaattagcataaattacagacggaaaagaaaatccgtcgataattctgtcggaaaaattaacttttttttatagaaaatagtTACAGACggaaatccgtctgtaattaaatgaacaaaaaattacgttttattaaattattacagacgaaaaatctgtctgtaatttaaaatttttcgtcAGAAAATATATTGTAATTAGGGTTGTCACCCATAGTTCCTCTATTCAGTCACGATCCTTTTACTTCTCCACACTCATCTCCTCCAAATGCTCCGTTAGCGGCGCCTCTCAGCCTTGCACCGCCGTCGCACCGAAGCTCCATCACACTCCTTCCTGGATCTTCTCCCTGTGTTGCTTGCGTCTCTCCTTTCAAACCCTAACTTGCAATCCGCTAATTTAGCCAAAGTTTGGAGGTTAGATTTTCAATTTCATGCAATTAATTCCTCTTATTCCAATAGATCTTCTCCGTCACGCTCTCTTCGTTCCTTCTCCTCCTCCGCCGCCGCCTCTGCTGCCATTGTTCGGTCGTTCGCCACTACCTCGC carries:
- the LOC107642028 gene encoding uncharacterized protein LOC107642028, giving the protein MERPNGRRIVLRFNSAKQAIGDEAGLLNGVLGLLGSEYGKFSICEKSWRKIITKDKVYNECIKQIFHFDEDNERTIKKYILKSMGKSWKEARLRLYNTFYETTFSTEENIEQRLPEIDREHWRWFLNYRAKAETKRSVGKTRLIDQSNYIPTLVV